A single window of Eisenibacter elegans DSM 3317 DNA harbors:
- a CDS encoding response regulator has protein sequence MQKPLIISIVDDDEVYQFTTTRTIQTSGVACEVLTFSDGEEAIDFLTTTSEDPDKLPDIIFLDINMPIMDGWQFLEAYIAIKPKMGKKITIYMISSSVDPADTERAKAISELSDYIVKPITPERFKELLNSLGDR, from the coding sequence ATGCAAAAACCACTGATTATCTCTATTGTAGATGATGATGAGGTGTATCAATTTACCACCACACGCACCATTCAGACCAGTGGGGTAGCTTGTGAAGTATTAACGTTTTCGGACGGTGAGGAGGCTATTGACTTTCTGACTACCACGAGCGAAGACCCAGATAAATTGCCAGACATTATCTTCTTGGACATCAATATGCCCATTATGGATGGATGGCAGTTTTTGGAAGCTTATATCGCTATAAAGCCTAAAATGGGTAAAAAAATCACTATTTATATGATTAGCTCATCTGTAGACCCTGCCGATACAGAGCGCGCCAAGGCCATATCTGAGTTATCGGACTATATTGTGAAGCCAATCACACCGGAGCGGTTTAAGGAGCTGCTCAACAGTCTTGGAGACAGATAA
- a CDS encoding sensor histidine kinase, which translates to MSTNFKTRTVRLRYIVFISSVLLTIIINQVIIQYDINLQNEDATLINLAGRQRMLSQRIAKRVLYLQDELRYKPELVLANIDTLHRLTEEFAKVHQGLLGGRSSQGLKRINSQTIDELLTKNTPNLEAIVGACRAVVRQPDTNTVDSAMRVIEQHELRFLLTMETTVKTFVAESNAKIQHLKRVELVLAAVAVGLLLLEFGLILQPLIRKLSQANDLLQEQNLALKEAKEELETLSNQLGRQNKQLLSFAHITSHNLRAPVSNLNSLLYFYNTSSSEEDKTMIFAKFETVIQHLSTTLEELIETLKIQEDTDIEGEELVFEEVYQKTKEILSGTILETQAQFNTNFNEVTKIHYPRAYLESIFLNLISNALKYRHPERQPLITINSALVDGRKVLRVQDNGLGIDLQKHGHKLFGLRKTFHRHAEAKGLGLFITKTQVEALGGEIKVYSEVNQGTTFEIFFNPKS; encoded by the coding sequence GTGTCTACCAACTTCAAAACACGCACTGTCCGACTCCGGTACATTGTTTTTATTTCCTCTGTACTATTGACAATCATCATCAATCAGGTGATTATACAATATGATATCAACCTACAGAATGAGGATGCAACCCTGATTAATCTTGCCGGCAGGCAACGGATGTTGAGCCAGCGCATTGCCAAGCGGGTATTGTATCTGCAAGATGAACTACGTTACAAGCCAGAGTTGGTATTAGCCAATATAGACACACTTCACCGTCTGACAGAGGAATTTGCAAAAGTACATCAGGGCTTGTTAGGAGGCCGCTCGTCGCAGGGGCTAAAGAGGATTAATAGCCAGACAATTGATGAGTTATTGACCAAAAACACCCCCAATCTTGAAGCTATTGTCGGGGCTTGTCGTGCAGTAGTGAGGCAACCCGATACCAACACAGTTGATAGTGCCATGCGGGTGATTGAGCAACATGAGTTACGGTTTCTGCTCACGATGGAAACCACAGTGAAGACTTTTGTAGCGGAATCAAACGCTAAGATACAGCATCTCAAGCGAGTGGAGCTAGTACTGGCCGCAGTGGCTGTGGGACTCTTATTGCTAGAATTTGGGCTGATTTTGCAACCGCTTATCCGCAAACTCTCTCAAGCCAACGACTTGTTGCAAGAACAAAACTTAGCACTTAAAGAGGCTAAAGAAGAGCTAGAAACACTGAGCAATCAGCTAGGAAGACAAAACAAACAACTGCTTAGCTTTGCCCATATTACCTCACACAACTTGCGAGCACCAGTGAGCAACCTAAACTCCTTGTTGTACTTTTACAACACGAGTAGCTCAGAAGAAGACAAGACCATGATTTTTGCGAAGTTCGAAACCGTCATCCAGCACTTGAGCACTACACTGGAGGAGTTGATTGAAACTCTCAAAATCCAAGAAGATACGGATATTGAAGGAGAAGAGCTGGTTTTTGAAGAGGTGTACCAAAAAACAAAGGAGATACTTTCGGGAACTATTCTGGAAACACAGGCACAGTTCAACACCAACTTCAATGAGGTAACAAAAATACATTATCCTCGTGCGTATTTGGAGAGTATTTTTCTCAACCTAATCTCTAATGCGCTCAAATACCGCCACCCAGAGCGTCAGCCGCTCATTACAATCAACTCGGCCTTGGTAGATGGGCGAAAAGTATTACGGGTGCAGGATAATGGACTGGGGATAGACCTCCAAAAGCACGGCCATAAGTTGTTTGGGCTTAGAAAAACCTTTCACCGACACGCCGAGGCCAAAGGCCTAGGACTTTTTATCACCAAAACGCAAGTAGAAGCGCTTGGTGGAGAGATAAAAGTTTATAGTGAAGTAAACCAAGGAACTACCTTTGAGATATTTTTCAACCCCAAATCTTAA